The region ggaccagtggaggtctCTTCCACCAAATCcaaagctctgtgttgggcttgcaagcctgacatggagttccaCAGGTCTGTGCCAGCTGGTGTAGACTCAAGGAAGTCCATTGCAAAGGTTGGAGCcttccttggggaaaggagatAAAAGCCCCTTTCCCTCAAAGAGACTTCCGGTGgcttcctggtacctgaaggttacagcagtcaccattttagtACCGCTGTTCcttcaggtgctgggaagcataggattgggctgtaatttgggAATGACAATCATCTTTAAGATTTGACTCTTTGTATTTATAGTTTGGAAACTGGAACACAGGGCTATGTCTGCTGTCTCgctctttttttcctgaaagaaacATTTAATAAATGCATAAGATGCATCTTTTAGCACAGCTGTTAAGGTTGTAATTCTAagcatacttccctgggagtaagttccactgaattcagtggggtgtACTTCCAGATAGTTATGCATGGAATTGCATCATGAGTTAGAAAAGAGAGGAAGTCTTATACCAGAGACAGCTGGGATTGCAGCTCGATTTCCAGGCTCTGCAAACTGCGTTTCAGTTCGGTTATCTCATTCTTGTTGCTGCTGGTCTCTTCAACGCTGGTATTGATCTGCCTGTTCAATTCTTGAGTCTGAAACAGAGCAATTTTTAAAAGAGAGctgttctgagagagagagatttaaaatcTTAAAAGagcaattttaaaaagagagttGTCTTCTGTGTTGTTTAAAGAAGAGTTCTCCATGAAGTCAATGAGCATTTCTCTCACCTGTTCATTAAACCATGCTTCAATATTTCTGCGGTTATCCTCGGCAATGTCCTCATATTCGGCCCTCATTTTGTTAAGGAGAGCAGTCAGGTCAGCTCCAGGAGGGGAATTGATTTGTACATCAATATCTCCAGTGCTGGAATCATGTACAACACTCATGTCCTGTGTCAACAgagatatttttttaaacctgCTGCAAAAACTTGATCGGAATAGACTGATTCTTTCTTAATGACTGACTACATTCAGAGTTCTGTAGTCAGGGTGTTTAGTAGTATACAGCACTAGTAGTGTACAGTCAGTAGTTTTACTGTATACAGTGTATACGGTTTGCAGTATACAGTGGAGTCACTGAACAGTAGAGCCAGAAGGTTCATGTAATACTGAGAATATTTTTAACTTTCAAATAATTAGTAAAACCAATTCTATTTTCATATAGTTAAaatgtcagcaactgttaccctgcacatgcccgatctcgtctgatctcagaagctaagcaggctcaggcctggttagtacttggatgggagaccgcctggggatactgggtgctgtaggcttataccatagcctttcgagactgaaggttgccaaccatagttaaAATACAATTCCTGACAATCTTAGGTTGATATAAATACTGAGATTAGATATCGAGACAGCAAGTGGTAGTGCCAGTTTTGATTTTTACAAAGGCGTCAGACATTTGATAGTGCCAGGCCAATACTGGGGGCCACTGCAAGAAGCTGGAGCTGATGAGATTGGGATCAGAGCCTCAGTTGCATCACAAGTTTGCTGCCTGGTAGGAGGTTTCTCATAAATGGGTGGGATTGACACTGGACTATTGAGGCAGGTTCATTATAGAGTGAGAAGCATCTTTACCAGcagatctcaaactgtgggtcatggcctgattattggtgggtcgcaaaaagtcCACCACCTGAGTCTCTGCTGAGCTGTCTTTGGTCCACTGCAGGCCTCTCTTTGATGATAACTTTGTAGCTTGGCTCCAAAGAATGTATTTTGACTTTGTTCTATGtattcctctttttctttctggtgGTTTGTAGATTATTCTTTTTCATTAGACTTCTTGCAATGAATTagttccctccccccaatttgTGTAACTTCTTTTCATGCTACAGTTTTATACCTTGAAATAATTACTGCTACTATTTGGTTGGAGTGCTTTTGATTTtaattaacagcacagtcctatgaatgcctactcagaagtaaataccattgtGTTTAagagctgcagtcctattcatactttccttGGAGTACGCCCCACAGTGTgacttcttctgagtaaacatgcataggtttacgCTGTTTTAATTTTATGtcatattatttaatatttgtaAGTCACGTCGAGGCCTTTcagctaaaaagttggatagaaatGTTGATTGAATGAGTAATCAAACAGATAAATAACCTAGGTCTATGTTACCTCCTCATGATTCTTCTTCATATATTCCAGATCTTCGGTTAGCCTTTCAACCTGCATTTCAAGATCACTCCTTGTCATTGTCATCTCATCCAAGACCCTACGGAGGCCATTGATGTCAGCTACAACACTCTGGTGGAGAGTCACTTCATTGTCATACCTGAACAAAAGTGATTAAAAGGGATGTCAGCAGATGTGTAGAACACACCTGAATAGGcagaggaaaaatggggttttgttcAATGCCTTCATCAGTTTCAGCTGGATCACTGTATATCAAACAAGGTAGGTTGGATGTCTTCAGTCTGAAAATCGAAGTAGGAAGATTTAGCATTAGGAGTGCTTCTCCCATATTCCATGAAATGAACCTGGAGTTACCCAATTGTTGCCCTACTTTAATGATGTGTAACTGGAGTACAAGCTCAGTTGGCTGGTGGATCTTCCGTTCATGCTCTATGTTCCACTGTATTGCATCCAACCATCATAGAATATGTCCCCCAGACTTCTCAGAATATCATAGTTTTCTGttctatattatataaataatagtTTTTTATttatagaatgaatgaatgaatgaatgggggggggggagagaatagtttagtgcagtggtttccaaactgtgggttaagacccatcagtgggttgcgacctgatttttggagggtcatgaaactgacaagcagatagctGACAAGGCAAATGtatcaagccctatggaaagtgaaatggagctacatgtgcatatttactcaagagtaggcaaacacacctcagctcttatcaaataCCAGGTGAAGGAGAAcacgaggccaccagaatggccccaatccaatgaacatggagctaaACATATGCTCCAGGAAGCAGTCCCACTAGCCATAgtaaaaaacagaggcttgagcagctggtaaagttaaactctttttttttttttgtcacattaagctaggtgggtcctaatagtcATTTTAGAAAGTGAATCTGGTGcgtaaaagtttgggaactgttggttTAGTGATAATCTCCTCCAGTGTATCGCTGAGGCATTTCTCTAAAACAGAGAGATGATATTTACATGTGTATGAATTTAGAACTTCAATGTATTGATCATTCTGAGAGCTATTACGTATTTTGGCTTTGCTTGTTGATACATCAGACTCTTGGTTTGTCATGCATGTTGTGCTGATTGACAGTCTAAGCACAGGACGTTTATACTCATTTTGCTCCACTTACTTGAGTTTGAAGTCGTCAGCAGCCAGCCTGGCATTGTCAACCTGCAAAACAACTCTTCCATTTTCGACAACTGCAGCAATTATCtgaaaagtgggggaaaaaatatgagTGTTGAGTTTGGATGTGAACAAACCAGTTTCAACTCCCAGCTCAGCCTTGAAGCTCTTTGTGTGACCTTTCACAAATCAATGCCGCTCTACCTAAGCCTTTCATATAGGTTTGTTATGAGAAAGTATGAATGAGAAGCAAATTGTGAAACATTTCATgtattgagaaatgctgaataaTGGCTATTTTATCATATGTTGTTAACTGTTTCTTGGTGAGAAATAAAGAAAAGTCTGCTTAACTATGGAAAATAATGTTAATATAGGAAATTCTAGAATGCATAATTTTTAAGTGTCTTtacttttgactttttaaaaatagtactAAGGGGAGTTTTATAACATAACTTGGAAATTTAATGGAtggaattaaattaaattttattaatggaggtcaggaggtctggtctagagggtagagcctccgtctgcctgaagataacatccacaacgtcgccagttcgaggctaccggcaccgtgcgaccttgaaacagctgacaagctgaagccgagctatttccatctgctctgagcttgggaggatggaggccagaatgtgaagccagattggaatgaaacacctgaatgtagtggttcttgaaagaaagaaccttctttcaaattgtaaaaatccctatttaataagggatttaaataaagcctgcctatgtaaaccgccttgaataaagtcttgaataaagaccaagaaaggcggtatataaatacctgttatcagggctttttttctaatggaacacggggggacggagttccggcacctttttgcaggggcccctccccttcggaggcattccaggaggggggaagcaaaacagaggcattcgctgggtaggtgctggggggtgcagggtgggcaggcgcctggcccctgcctgaccgcacaacgaccccctcctgccccatccccaagctcttgcctgagcccagcccgcctcccctccccctgcactctgcttccctgcgcagcttccaagctggtggagggcatgggggacatgcgccaaggaggaggatggacagccagccagccagccagccagccagggagacgggctgcggcacccatggaacgcccaggtactggcttggcggaggaggaggggaaggaagctggctggtgcagcccccatgtcaatctgcagcacgagcctaggcgtgtctactcagaagtaagtctcattgtgctcaatggggcttgctcctgggaaagggtgcatagcgttgcagcctgagagcccaagcctatgcatgtctactcagaagtaagttccattgtgttcaatggggcttactcccgggaaagtgtcatagccttgcagcctgagtagacaggcagaggaagggctctgaggctgtagtcctctccatactttcctgggaggaagccccattgactctaatgagactgacttctgagtagacaggcacacgattggaccctgaggctgccatcctatccacagtaagccccattcactaaagttgacttctgagtagacatgcataggattgggctcttaggttgcaatcctaggcactttcctgggaataagctccattgactagaacgagacttacttcagagtagacatacctaggattgggctcttaatcctggcagagatatatatctgcacccgttttcacatgctaagggcaggtgaaaagggattctacgtgtttacaatgtgctgtccagccttgccagagatcctcctcatccttcccccacaagcatgccctccgccagccagcgtttgcagctcctctccagcaatgcacagcagctgctcagggcagcagagaacatacaattgcatgccaggcgccttcccaaagacacagagtattctgatacctgaattaaaccatatttaatagcttgtttgcaaacgtagctgtttctatgtgcacctaagaacccctcttgtgtaagaattccttttttgctcttactcccacagttgcttagagtaattttactacatggaactcatgtaagccatttttcagaatccattcactgcttcctctcctcgaagtagtgccacactacatactacacgctacaagtgcacctgtacagtatttttccccatgtgtagataaagtagctagggggaagggaatgtggagattgacagcccaatcctatgcatgtctactcagaagtaagttcatctttagggggaaagcacataaaaaagattttatttctccaataaaaaatggtttataaataaataaataaataaataaataaataaaagattaacaagttgtgagttcctgcaccttttcttttacaaaaaagcactgcctgttgttgttgttgttgttgttgttgttgttgttgttgttgttgttgttgttgttattatatgcACTCAAAACATCACAGAAAAGCAAATGTGTCGATGAAATTAACATTCCGTTGTAAATTGTTGTATATGGTAGATATCACATGTATAACGCAGACCCAGATACAATAGGTTTCCTGCAATAACTATTGCAATGAATGGCCCTCGGACTCCTTTCAATCAACTAGATTTTATAATTCAAGAATTTTAGAAAATCTGATCAAAAGCTGTAAGACTCCATAAGTTGGTTTCATTTTCCTACCTGTTTCTTTAGGTCGTCGATGAGTGCATAATATTTGCTGTAATCACGTTTCTCTCCATCTCTGTTCCCTCCTCCAAACTTCTCATACCATTCTGCAATTTTGGTCTCAAGTTCACTGTTGGCTTCCTCTAGATCATGCACATTGTCCAGGTAGGTTGCCAAGCGATCGTTCAGGTTTTGCATTGTTTGCTTGCCATCACCAGAAAAAAGACCACCATCTCCACTCATGCAGCTGTTTGAGCCTCCAGCCGAGCCACCTCCGGTGACCCCATATCCAGCACCGAAaccccaggacccaccagtgttaCATGCTGCACTACCAGAACTCCATCTTCCTTGACTCCCTGATGCCCCACTGAAATTGCATATGCCCCTTGCAGTACCTCTTATGCTACCACCACTGTTGGAATACCCACTAATCATCCTGCTACTGGAACCACCACTCAAGCTGCAGGTTCCACTACCAGGAAGTCTCACCTGACTTCTACTGCTGCGGGAAGAAGAGATTTGTCTACCTGACTGGCTAAAGAAACTCATTTTTGCAATAAAGCGTGCAGAGGACCTTCCTGGCGTAGAAGTGTAGCTTAAGTTGGAGCTGTCCTCAGAAGCCCATTTCAACCCCTTTATAGAGAAATTTAAAATTGCATCATACTCTTAAGTATATGGTATTTTGGCCAATTACTAGCCTAGCCTATCATTAAATAATTATAACAATTAATAGCTAATCCTAATGTGGGCTCTTCCCTCTCAGTATGTCAGTGTGGAAAAGAGGTAGAGCAACATGGGTCAAACCTTTCATTACAAGGTCAAACCTTGTATCATCTTTGGAACAAAACTGAGTAATTACTTCCTTTTTTATAGCTTCACTGCTATGTCTCTGTATTCATTTATAACTATGTATCTCTATTTTACCTTCACACTTTCAttcattataattttaaaaattctgaagtCTGGACATTTTAGATGGAATATTTAGTCTAGGACTGCCACACTAGAGATCCAATCACATCCAGGGACTGCCTGCAGTATGCACTACATGCTATGTGCTGGTATTGAACCAAGCAGCCTCCACTGGGGcaatctctctccttcctccacacaggctctttaatcaaagcaggaaatgcagagcagACTGGGACTGTTCCCAATGCTCCCCACATTTCCTGTTCCATTTAAAGAGACAGCATGGAGAAAGGACATTCTATGGAAAACATtggggtctttctttctttctttctttctttctttctttctttctttctttctttctttctttctttctttctttctttctttctttctttctttcgagcATTGGATGATTCTTTAATGCAGTGATTTAGAAATCCATAATTCTAGCAAAATACTtataacttaataataataataataataacaacaacaacaacaacaacaacaacaacaacaacaacaacaacaacaacaacaacaacaacaacaacaacaagtatttatataccacctttcttggtctttattcaagactttattcaaggcggtttacataggcaggctttatttaaatcccttattaaatagggatttttacaatttgaaagaaggttctttctttcaagaaccactacattcaggtgtttcattccgatctggcttcacattctggcctccatcctcccaagctcagagcagatggaatagctcggcttcagcttgtcagctgcttcaagggcgcacggtgctggtggcctcgaactggcgaccttgtggatgttatcttcaggcagatggaggctctaccttctagaccagacctcctgccctcctgtaacTTAGAGGCCTCCTGCCTCCTGTAACTTAGAGGATAGTGGCATTTTTATTTGAGCTGAAAGCAAGATGGCATATCACTGAAGGACTTCAAAAGTTGTATGAGCCCTGGCCATTTGAATATACCATTTCCTATGGTCAAAGGCCCTGTTGTTTTCAGGTCAAAATACATTTTGGATGTCACTGAAGTCCTCATTTGGAAAGCAATTATAAAATCATCATCTTAATTCTGTGTCATGTCTGTGGATTGAAAAATGATTATGCTGTCAATGACTAGTAGCAGTTAAGTATATGATACTGCCCTTCTTAAACTGGATATTTTCTTCACTGCTTTCAAAGGGCAGGTAAAGTTGTTTCAATTCCACTAATTACTTAAAGTCTATATTGACTGTTGACTAGCTAAATCTCCTTTTCAGCTAAAACCATGTTGTATACATTGTAATACAAACCCTTTGCCAAACCCTGAAACATAAATTGTGTTTTTAGATCACAAGCTTTGTTACCCTATTAGTCATCTCCATCAACCATGATCAGCACATTTGgaaattaaagaaaagaaaaaagaacagtaTCTTTGGTGCAGCTTCTGCCTGTGCTATTGAAAGTTGGACTCCTTCTTCTGACTAATATGGGTTCAGGAGGACAAGGTGTGACAGTTAGAGCCAAGGCTGACTCTTACATAACCAGAGGGTCAAATACACATTCGGAGAAGTGCCTGTTTAGTGCCTTTGTCCTTGTGTTATTTTTGTCTTAATTGCTGAGGAGACTGACCTGGATTAGTATGACACTATGGGGAAGAAGACCTCTTTCCCAATCATGGGAATTACAATGGGCCCTCAATGGGTGCTGTTTGTCCTAGAAACAGCTATGTACCCTTTGTTCTTACTTCTacttagaatctcaaaacacacagatgaacaggcgtgcagggagaatcagcatggcttctgtaatggtAAGTCctgcttcacgaaccttatagaattctttgaaaaggtcaacaggcatgtggatgtgggagaacccatggacattatatagctAGACTTTcagaatgacctggagacaggggtgagcactgaggttgcaaagtttgcagacaacaccaaacttttccgagtggtgaagaccagaagtgattgtgaggagctccagaagaatctctccagactggcagaatgggcagcaaaatggcagatgcgcttcaatgtcagtaagtgtaaagtcatgcacattggggcaaaaaatcaaaactttagatataggctgatgggttctgagctgtctgtgacagatcaggagagagatcttggggtggtggtggacaggtcgatgaaagtgtcgacccagtgtgcggcggcagtgaagaaggccaattctatgcttgggatcattaggaagggtattgagaacaaaatggctagcattataatgctgttgtacaaatctatggtaaggccacacctggagtgttgtgtccagttctggttgccgcatctcaaaaaagacatagtggaaatggaaaaggtgcaaaagagagcgactaagatgattacggggctggggcaccttccttacgaggaaaggctatggcgtttgggcctcttccgcctagaaaagagatgcctgaggggggacatgattgagacatacaaaattatgcaggggatggacagagtggatagggagatgctctttacactctcacataacaccagaaccagaggacatccactcaaattgagtgttgggagagttagaacagacaagagaaaatatttctttactcagcatgtggttggtctgtggaactccttgccacaggatgtggtgacggcatctggcctggatgcctttaaaaggggattggacaagtttctggaggaaaaatccattacggggtacaagccatgatgtgtatgcgcaacctcctgattttagaaatgggctgtggcagaatgccagatgcaagggagggcacccggatgaggtctcttgttatctggtgtgctccctggggcatttggtgggctgctgtgagatacaggaagctggactagatgggcctatggcctgatccagtgggactgttcttatgttccagtctGTGTTTTGGCCAAATGTAGCTGCTATTTGCGATTAAAAGAGGTACCAAATATGTCCTTCTAATATGTCAGTTAGCAAGCAGCTCTTGCTACTGAGCTCTTATTCAGGGCCAGCAGGGCCCCCGAAAGGAATTCTATAGAACTGCACTGGGTCCTTCTTATCTGTAGGGTCTGCATCAGAACATTTCagaatctgtggatgccaagaccattaccctgcacatgctggatctcatctgatctcagaagctaagcagggtcaggcctggttagtacttggatgggagaccgcctgggaataccggctgctgtaggcttataccatagtctttcgagactgaaggttgccaaccagctggaGGGCGtggctggaaggcacttccagtacatgccagtgacttccagtcacatctgggaggtcttctgaggcccaccaGCTGCGTATTTCATTATCGGCAGAATTCAGTATCCCCCGGGGGGTCCTGgatggattccccatggataccaagagcCGATTGCACAGCGATTCTCTGGGTTTGAGGAAACTCTAAACAATGCCTAATCACAGCTCTGTTTTCTGAGCAGAGTGCTAAAGATGCACTGCAACAAAAGGTTGCCGGTTGCCGGTTGCCGGTTGCCGCTTGTTCTAAGTTTGCCTTTGGGTATTTGGGACAATTCCTGCCATTGATATGAAGTGGGGTATCAGCAATTTCCAGACATGCCTTATTTCCAAGGCTAGGTAgtgatattcattcattcattcattctcagtCTAAGTATTCTATTGTCTACCTTAGTTGCTGTTTTAGATCTTTTGTTTACCCAGATCATGCCTAGTCAATtgtaattctttctttttttaattggctGAGATGCATCCAATACAAGATATATCCCAATTCTTGAATTCTAGTTTGAGATTACTTGTAAGAAGAAGATGGTTCGGAACAGAAGGGTTCAAATGCCTGCCCTGAGTGATCTTGGTGCTGAGTGATCTTTGCAGCACGATTGTGCCCTTTTGGATATTTTGTATTGCAGAAGTCAAGGCACCCAGCCATGCCATGCTCTGGTCTTTCTGATTTCTCTTTGGATCTTTTCAGACATGATTGGCTTCTATGAAGAAGTATGGTGATGGGTGAGAGTGGACTTGGGTTAGCAGGAT is a window of Tiliqua scincoides isolate rTilSci1 chromosome 5, rTilSci1.hap2, whole genome shotgun sequence DNA encoding:
- the LOC136651953 gene encoding keratin, type I cytoskeletal 10-like yields the protein MSGDGGLFSGDGKQTMQNLNDRLATYLDNVHDLEEANSELETKIAEWYEKFGGGNRDGEKRDYSKYYALIDDLKKQIIAAVVENGRVVLQVDNARLAADDFKLKYDNEVTLHQSVVADINGLRRVLDEMTMTRSDLEMQVERLTEDLEYMKKNHEEDMSVVHDSSTGDIDVQINSPPGADLTALLNKMRAEYEDIAEDNRRNIEAWFNEQTQELNRQINTSVEETSSNKNEITELKRSLQSLEIELQSQLSLKQSLEATLADVEGQYCGQLSQIQGVISNVEDQVQQIRDEMECQNREYEQLLDIKIRLENEIETYHRLLDGGDG